The following proteins are encoded in a genomic region of Oryctolagus cuniculus chromosome 13, mOryCun1.1, whole genome shotgun sequence:
- the RABIF gene encoding guanine nucleotide exchange factor MSS4, with amino-acid sequence MEPAEQLSELVSAEGRNRKAVLCQRCGSRVLQPGTALFSRRQLFLPSMRKKPALADGSSPEGDLLQEHWLVEDMFIFENVGFTKDVGNIKFLVCADCEIGPIGWHCLDDKNSFYVALERVSHE; translated from the exons ATGGAACCCGCGGAGCAGCTGAGCGAGTTAGTGTCAGCCGAGGGCCGAAACCGGAAGGCGGTGCTGTGCCAGCGTTGCGGCTCCCGggtgctgcagccaggaaccgCTCTCTTCTCCCGCCGACAG ctcttccTGCCTTCCATGAGAAAGAAGCCGGCGCTGGCCGACGGCAGCAGCCCTGAGGGCGACCTCCTCCAGGAGCACTGGCTGGTCGAGGACATGTTCATCTTTGAGAACGTGGGCTTCACCAAGGACGTGGGCAACATCAAGTTTCTGGTCTGCGCAGACTGTGAAATTGGACCGATTGGCTGGCACTGCCTAGATGACAAGAACAGCTTCTACGTGGCCTTGGAACGGGTTTCCCATGAGTGA
- the LOC100340939 gene encoding tubulin alpha-1 chain isoform X1, whose product MRECISIHVGQAGVQMGNACWELYCMEHSIQPNGTVLGDKAPASGDDSFNTFFSETRAGRHVPRAVFVDLEPAVIDGVRTGIYRQLFHPEQLISGKEDAANNYARGHYTVGKEIIDLVLERIRKQTDQCTGLQGFLVFHSFGGGTGSGFTSLLMERLSVDYGKKSKLEFAIYPAPQVSTAVVEPYNSVLTTHTTLEHSDCAFMVDNEAIYDICRRSLDIECPTYTNLNRLIGQIVSSITASLRFEGALNVDLTEFQTNLVPYPRIHFPLVTYSPIISAEKASHEQLSVSEITSACFDPANQMVKCDPRHGKYMACCVLYRGDVVPKDVNAAIATIKTKRTVQFVDWCPTGFKVGINYQPPTVVPGSDLARAQRAVCMLSNTTAIAEAWARLNHKFDLMYAKRAFVHWYVGEGMEEGEFSEAREDLAALEKDYEEVGTESAAGEDDTVDF is encoded by the exons ATG cgcgAGTGCATCTCCATCCACGTGGGCCAGGCCGGGGTGCAGATGGGCAATGCCTGCTGGGAGCTCTACTGCATGGAGCACAGTATCCAACCCAACGGCACCGTGCTCGGCGACAAGGCCCCGGCGAGCGGCGACGACTCCTTCAACACCTTCTTCAGCGAGACGAGGGCTGGCAGGCACGTGCCCCGGGCTGTCTTTGTGGACCTGGAGCCTGCCGTCATAG ATGGGGTAAGAACTGGCATTTATAGACAGCTCTTCCACCCTGAGCAGCTAATATCTGGCAAGGAGGACGCGGCCAACAACTACGCCCGTGGCCACTACACCGTGGGGAAGGAGATCATTGACTTGGTGCTGGAGCGGATCCGGAAACAG ACGGATCAGTGCACCGGGCTCCAGggcttcctggtcttccacagcTTCGGGGGCGGCACCGGCTCGGGCTTTACCTCTCTGCTGATGGAGCGGCTCTCTGTGGACTACGGCAAGAAGTCCAAGTTGGAGTTCGCCATCTACCCAGCCCCCCAAGTGTCCACCGCGGTGGTGGAGCCCTATAACTCCGTCCTGACCACCCACACCACCCTGGAGCACTCGGACTGCGCCTTCATGGTGGACAATGAGGCCATCTACGACATCTGCCGTCGCAGCCTGGACATCGAGTGCCCCACCTACACCAACCTCAACCGGCTCATCGGGCAGATCGTGTCCTCCATCACCGCCTCCCTGCGTTTTGAAGGCGCCCTCAACGTGGACCTCACGGAGTTCCAGACCAACCTGGTGCCCTACCCCCGCATCCACTTCCCGCTGGTGACCTACTCGCCCATCATCTCGGCGGAGAAGGCCTCCCACGAGCAGCTGTCAGTCTCGGAGATCACCAGCGCCTGCTTCGACCCTGCCAATCAGATGGTCAAGTGTGACCCCCGCCACGGCAAGTACATGGCCTGCTGCGTGCTCTACCGTGGAGATGTGGTGCCCAAGGACGTGAACGCGGCTATCGCCACCATCAAGACCAAGCGCACCGTCCAGTTCGTGGACTGGTGTCCCACAGGTTTCAAG GTGGGCATCAACTACCAGCCCCCCACCGTGGTGCCTGGGAGCGACCTGGCCAGGGCGCAGCGGGCAGTCTGCATGCTGAGCAACACGACCGCCATCGCTGAGGCCTGGGCCCGCCTCAACCACAAGTTTGACCTCATGTACGCCAAGCGCGCCTTTGTGCACTGGTACGTGGGCGAGGGCATGGAGGAGGGCGAGTTCTCCGAGGCCCGAGAAGACCTGGCCGCCTTGGAGAAGGATTACGAGGAGGTGGGCACAGAGTCTGCGGCCGGCGAGGACGACACCGTGGATTTCTGA
- the LOC100340939 gene encoding tubulin alpha-1 chain isoform X2, which yields MGNACWELYCMEHSIQPNGTVLGDKAPASGDDSFNTFFSETRAGRHVPRAVFVDLEPAVIDGVRTGIYRQLFHPEQLISGKEDAANNYARGHYTVGKEIIDLVLERIRKQTDQCTGLQGFLVFHSFGGGTGSGFTSLLMERLSVDYGKKSKLEFAIYPAPQVSTAVVEPYNSVLTTHTTLEHSDCAFMVDNEAIYDICRRSLDIECPTYTNLNRLIGQIVSSITASLRFEGALNVDLTEFQTNLVPYPRIHFPLVTYSPIISAEKASHEQLSVSEITSACFDPANQMVKCDPRHGKYMACCVLYRGDVVPKDVNAAIATIKTKRTVQFVDWCPTGFKVGINYQPPTVVPGSDLARAQRAVCMLSNTTAIAEAWARLNHKFDLMYAKRAFVHWYVGEGMEEGEFSEAREDLAALEKDYEEVGTESAAGEDDTVDF from the exons ATGGGCAATGCCTGCTGGGAGCTCTACTGCATGGAGCACAGTATCCAACCCAACGGCACCGTGCTCGGCGACAAGGCCCCGGCGAGCGGCGACGACTCCTTCAACACCTTCTTCAGCGAGACGAGGGCTGGCAGGCACGTGCCCCGGGCTGTCTTTGTGGACCTGGAGCCTGCCGTCATAG ATGGGGTAAGAACTGGCATTTATAGACAGCTCTTCCACCCTGAGCAGCTAATATCTGGCAAGGAGGACGCGGCCAACAACTACGCCCGTGGCCACTACACCGTGGGGAAGGAGATCATTGACTTGGTGCTGGAGCGGATCCGGAAACAG ACGGATCAGTGCACCGGGCTCCAGggcttcctggtcttccacagcTTCGGGGGCGGCACCGGCTCGGGCTTTACCTCTCTGCTGATGGAGCGGCTCTCTGTGGACTACGGCAAGAAGTCCAAGTTGGAGTTCGCCATCTACCCAGCCCCCCAAGTGTCCACCGCGGTGGTGGAGCCCTATAACTCCGTCCTGACCACCCACACCACCCTGGAGCACTCGGACTGCGCCTTCATGGTGGACAATGAGGCCATCTACGACATCTGCCGTCGCAGCCTGGACATCGAGTGCCCCACCTACACCAACCTCAACCGGCTCATCGGGCAGATCGTGTCCTCCATCACCGCCTCCCTGCGTTTTGAAGGCGCCCTCAACGTGGACCTCACGGAGTTCCAGACCAACCTGGTGCCCTACCCCCGCATCCACTTCCCGCTGGTGACCTACTCGCCCATCATCTCGGCGGAGAAGGCCTCCCACGAGCAGCTGTCAGTCTCGGAGATCACCAGCGCCTGCTTCGACCCTGCCAATCAGATGGTCAAGTGTGACCCCCGCCACGGCAAGTACATGGCCTGCTGCGTGCTCTACCGTGGAGATGTGGTGCCCAAGGACGTGAACGCGGCTATCGCCACCATCAAGACCAAGCGCACCGTCCAGTTCGTGGACTGGTGTCCCACAGGTTTCAAG GTGGGCATCAACTACCAGCCCCCCACCGTGGTGCCTGGGAGCGACCTGGCCAGGGCGCAGCGGGCAGTCTGCATGCTGAGCAACACGACCGCCATCGCTGAGGCCTGGGCCCGCCTCAACCACAAGTTTGACCTCATGTACGCCAAGCGCGCCTTTGTGCACTGGTACGTGGGCGAGGGCATGGAGGAGGGCGAGTTCTCCGAGGCCCGAGAAGACCTGGCCGCCTTGGAGAAGGATTACGAGGAGGTGGGCACAGAGTCTGCGGCCGGCGAGGACGACACCGTGGATTTCTGA